A genomic region of Planococcus kocurii contains the following coding sequences:
- a CDS encoding pentapeptide repeat-containing protein, producing the protein MKKTKRLAPILPKELETCSFVEALDDQYISNCRISQETIDFSTEEALHIDRVVFENVHFLETVWPRSEFVDVVFLNCDLSNMDMSRAVFHRTEFRNSKLLGTNFAEAGIRHTLFDECVMNYATFGFSLCNTVSFVSSSLRFADFYEMELKSSEFSMCDMNDINFTETSLKGIDLSTNTFESIQVSIEKLRGCKVSPDQAIAFARQMGLVVENR; encoded by the coding sequence ATGAAGAAGACTAAAAGATTAGCACCCATTCTTCCAAAGGAATTAGAAACGTGTTCTTTTGTTGAAGCTTTAGATGATCAGTACATAAGCAATTGCCGAATTTCACAGGAGACCATTGATTTTAGTACAGAAGAAGCTCTTCATATCGATCGGGTCGTTTTTGAAAACGTTCATTTTCTTGAAACGGTTTGGCCGCGTTCAGAATTTGTTGATGTTGTTTTTTTGAATTGTGATTTGTCGAATATGGATATGAGTCGTGCGGTTTTTCACCGAACTGAATTCCGCAATTCTAAATTGCTCGGCACAAATTTTGCGGAAGCCGGAATTCGTCATACTCTTTTTGATGAGTGTGTGATGAATTATGCAACTTTCGGTTTTTCTCTATGCAATACAGTGAGTTTTGTTTCTTCTTCTCTGCGTTTTGCAGACTTTTATGAGATGGAATTAAAGAGCAGTGAATTCAGTATGTGCGATATGAACGATATTAATTTTACAGAAACGAGTTTAAAGGGAATCGATCTGAGTACCAATACTTTTGAAAGCATCCAAGTATCGATTGAAAAATTGCGGGGCTGTAAAGTATCACCCGATCAAGCCATCGCCTTTGCACGACAAATGGGGTTGGTTGTCGAAAATAGGTAA
- a CDS encoding universal stress protein: MKKIRGRMDESILVCVFYGPNGERLINRGNKLATMLDCPLYILTVDAASVDEFDAQKASYIERWKELAEEYEAEEFIVRDNEKRPSAKVIAEVAHKFNITQIVMGQTAKSRWEEITKGSFLNMLLREIPFVDLHVVSLARTVKGVEGDEFEKGVRCYLVKDENSYKINFTQSKNCQLEGIFFKEIGTDFDNGVFKFMHDNKLYQVEVTEDRIDLPEVIDKCLDKELVRK, translated from the coding sequence ATGAAAAAAATCAGAGGACGAATGGATGAAAGCATTCTGGTGTGCGTTTTTTACGGACCGAATGGAGAGCGATTAATCAATAGAGGAAATAAACTGGCTACCATGCTAGATTGTCCCTTGTATATTCTAACGGTAGATGCAGCGTCCGTTGATGAATTTGACGCTCAGAAAGCATCTTATATTGAAAGATGGAAAGAGCTTGCCGAAGAGTACGAAGCTGAAGAATTTATTGTTCGTGATAATGAAAAACGCCCCTCTGCAAAAGTGATTGCGGAAGTGGCTCATAAATTCAATATTACGCAAATTGTTATGGGGCAGACTGCTAAAAGCAGATGGGAAGAAATTACTAAAGGTTCGTTCCTTAACATGCTACTGCGCGAAATTCCGTTTGTAGATTTGCATGTCGTTTCATTGGCACGCACAGTAAAAGGTGTCGAAGGAGACGAGTTTGAAAAAGGGGTTCGCTGTTACTTGGTAAAAGACGAGAACAGCTATAAAATTAACTTTACACAATCAAAAAACTGTCAGCTTGAAGGGATTTTCTTTAAAGAAATCGGTACCGATTTTGATAACGGGGTCTTTAAGTTTATGCATGATAATAAATTGTATCAGGTAGAAGTAACAGAAGATCGGATCGATTTGCCTGAAGTTATTGATAAGTGCTTAGACAAAGAATTGGTAAGAAAATAA
- a CDS encoding Na(+)/H(+) antiporter subunit B, whose protein sequence is MNINDVILKTVSKAVVLIILTFGIYLFVSGHNQPGGGFIGGLVIASAFVLMFLSYDSETVSEALPIDFKKLSALGVLLAMMSGVAPMFFGGAFLSQSFGYFDLPIFGKTELATVTIFEAGIALTVIGVVVNIILSISEDE, encoded by the coding sequence ATGAACATCAATGATGTGATTTTAAAAACCGTCTCAAAAGCTGTTGTTTTAATCATTTTAACTTTTGGTATCTATCTGTTCGTATCCGGACATAACCAGCCGGGTGGTGGATTTATTGGTGGATTGGTTATTGCTTCGGCTTTTGTCTTAATGTTTCTATCCTACGACTCGGAAACCGTCAGTGAAGCATTGCCCATCGATTTTAAGAAGCTTTCTGCACTCGGTGTATTGTTGGCCATGATGAGCGGTGTAGCTCCTATGTTTTTTGGTGGCGCATTTCTGAGCCAAAGCTTCGGCTACTTTGATTTACCGATCTTTGGGAAAACTGAGCTTGCCACTGTCACCATATTTGAAGCTGGTATCGCATTAACCGTTATTGGCGTTGTCGTGAATATTATTCTAAGTATAAGTGAGGATGAGTAG
- a CDS encoding Na+/H+ antiporter subunit E: MPAQFLLNITIALLWTLLMDEDAFYITTFLSGYLIGIGILFLMHRFFGTKFYLLRVYSTIKLLLIFVSELFQSSLLIMKQILSPKLNIKPGIFTYEHSMEGDYELTTLALLLTLTPGSVVMEVSPNGKIFYIHAMDVESSREAVLKSIKAFEKAIMEVTRN; the protein is encoded by the coding sequence GTGCCAGCTCAGTTTCTATTAAATATCACCATTGCCTTGCTATGGACATTATTAATGGATGAAGATGCTTTTTATATCACAACTTTTCTTAGCGGTTATTTGATTGGTATCGGCATTCTTTTTCTGATGCACCGTTTTTTTGGAACTAAGTTTTACTTGCTGCGCGTTTACTCTACCATCAAATTGCTGCTGATTTTTGTTTCGGAACTTTTCCAATCGAGCCTGCTGATTATGAAACAAATTTTAAGTCCAAAGCTGAATATAAAACCTGGCATCTTCACTTATGAACATAGTATGGAAGGCGATTACGAATTGACCACACTGGCCCTTTTGCTAACCTTGACTCCTGGTTCTGTCGTTATGGAAGTCTCGCCAAATGGTAAAATTTTTTATATTCATGCGATGGATGTAGAAAGTTCACGTGAGGCCGTACTGAAGTCTATCAAGGCTTTTGAAAAAGCAATTATGGAGGTGACAAGAAATTGA
- a CDS encoding CDP-glycerol glycerophosphotransferase family protein has translation MSIELKEKRRWDPLKVFFKVSIAYTLSFFVKNKDGKKIALVGGNLGEKYEDNAAIYHNYLLSNHKEQVTAYWMYDPKTTYAKNENIENAVSLGSFKNYLLFFQADYTFHGHSLLYDIVPAADKFLFLNRKTIITHISHGIEGFKKILIQKEDIPLLKRTDYFNCASQYEYNLKLNEWEMPEQKLIITGFPRFDRYPQNQPPKEVKNILMMMTWREWLFDLTKEQFVDSAYFKNTTGLLEHKGIQKLLADHHLHLNIALHPFMKKFESYFTNLTNAENGITFIDSSQETIAYSIDHNDMLLTDITSVSWDFLYLNKPIIFFMFDQEEYLDKRGSYLNMDTDLSGYKANSIDHVYEYLKKIIEEKITWNEWYPKATAYIDYFDQDNCKRLTKRVMKL, from the coding sequence ATGAGTATAGAATTAAAAGAAAAAAGGAGATGGGATCCTTTAAAGGTATTTTTTAAGGTTTCAATTGCCTATACTCTTTCCTTTTTTGTAAAGAACAAAGATGGAAAGAAAATTGCTTTAGTCGGTGGAAATCTTGGAGAAAAATACGAAGACAATGCCGCAATTTATCATAACTATTTATTGAGTAACCATAAAGAACAAGTAACGGCTTATTGGATGTACGATCCAAAAACTACCTATGCTAAAAACGAGAATATTGAAAACGCTGTTTCGCTTGGTAGTTTCAAAAACTATTTGCTGTTTTTTCAAGCTGATTATACATTCCATGGACATTCTCTTCTTTACGATATTGTTCCAGCAGCTGATAAATTTCTTTTTCTCAACCGGAAAACGATCATCACGCACATTAGCCATGGCATAGAAGGATTCAAGAAGATTTTGATTCAAAAAGAAGATATTCCTTTATTAAAAAGAACAGATTATTTCAATTGCGCTTCCCAATATGAATACAACTTGAAGCTGAATGAATGGGAAATGCCTGAACAGAAACTAATTATAACTGGCTTTCCTCGCTTTGATCGGTATCCCCAAAATCAGCCACCTAAAGAAGTCAAAAACATTTTAATGATGATGACTTGGCGTGAATGGCTTTTTGATTTGACTAAAGAACAATTTGTTGACAGCGCTTATTTTAAAAACACAACCGGCTTATTGGAGCACAAAGGTATTCAAAAGCTCCTCGCCGATCACCATCTTCATTTAAATATTGCATTGCATCCTTTCATGAAAAAATTTGAAAGTTACTTTACCAACTTAACAAATGCTGAAAACGGCATTACATTTATCGACTCTAGTCAAGAAACAATTGCTTATTCGATTGATCATAATGACATGTTATTGACTGATATCACCAGCGTGTCATGGGACTTCCTGTATTTAAATAAACCTATTATATTCTTCATGTTTGATCAAGAAGAATATTTAGACAAAAGAGGATCTTATTTAAACATGGATACAGACCTTAGCGGATATAAAGCAAATTCAATCGATCATGTTTATGAATACTTGAAAAAAATCATCGAAGAAAAAATCACTTGGAACGAGTGGTACCCAAAAGCTACAGCTTATATTGATTATTTCGACCAAGATAATTGCAAGCGCCTGACAAAGCGTGTTATGAAGCTTTAA
- a CDS encoding Na(+)/H(+) antiporter subunit C: MESLIIILVGVLTTVAIYLVLSKNVVRVILGTAILSHAVHLLILSMGGLKLGTVPLLGEEAKSYVDALPQALILTAIVISFAVTAFILVLAYRAYQELGTDNLGTMRGSDDE; this comes from the coding sequence GTGGAATCATTGATCATTATTTTGGTCGGCGTCCTTACCACGGTCGCCATCTACCTCGTATTATCAAAAAACGTAGTGCGTGTCATATTAGGGACGGCCATTCTGTCTCATGCTGTTCATCTGCTGATTTTGTCGATGGGCGGCTTAAAGCTGGGTACGGTTCCGCTGCTCGGTGAAGAAGCTAAATCCTACGTGGACGCACTGCCTCAGGCATTAATCCTAACAGCCATTGTCATCAGTTTTGCTGTTACCGCTTTTATCCTAGTGCTAGCCTACCGGGCTTATCAAGAGCTGGGTACCGACAATTTAGGAACAATGAGAGGTTCTGATGATGAATAA
- a CDS encoding Na+/H+ antiporter subunit G, giving the protein MSINTIAEYFGVVLILIGSIMAVISAIGILRLPDVYTRSHAATKSSTLAVLLSLSGTFIYFWASENFISVRLLLGITFVFLTAPVSGHLITRAAYRSNVKLADSSTEDALEELFKK; this is encoded by the coding sequence TTGAGCATAAACACAATCGCTGAATATTTCGGAGTTGTTCTAATTCTAATCGGTAGTATCATGGCTGTAATCAGCGCCATTGGAATTCTTCGGTTGCCCGATGTCTACACGCGTTCACATGCTGCTACGAAAAGCTCTACACTCGCTGTTTTGTTATCGTTATCTGGAACCTTTATCTATTTCTGGGCATCTGAAAACTTTATCAGCGTCAGGCTCCTATTAGGTATAACCTTTGTTTTTTTAACTGCGCCGGTTTCGGGACATCTGATTACACGAGCTGCATACCGATCAAATGTTAAATTGGCTGACTCCTCTACTGAAGATGCATTAGAAGAATTGTTTAAGAAGTAA
- a CDS encoding Na+/H+ antiporter subunit A produces MHLLILAIFIPFIATALIPLIHKRIGSLHIGWLVLLVPLTLFVVFVIQIPAVANGETFIQTVDWIPSLGINFTAYLDGLSLIMALLITGMGSLVVLYSIYYLSSSDSFPHFYAYLLLFMGAMLGVVLSDNLLVLYIFWELTSISSFLLIAFWYHRKNSRYGAQKSLLITVFGGFGMLAGFLMLHSMTGTFSIRETIAVIGQYTDYALFYPAMFLVLLGAFTKSAQFPFHIWLPDAMEAPTPVSAYLHSATMVKAGLYLVARFIPIFGGTAAWFWTVTIVGLVTLFWGAFCAVRQTDLKALLAYSTISQLGLIMSLFGLGSAALHFGDGERGALYGLAIFAALFHMVNHSTFKGALFMVVGIIDHQVGTRDIRRLGGLSAFLPITFTFAVIGSFSMAGLPFLNGFLSKEMFFTATVDAVSLPAFGVSTWGLLIPVIAWIASVFTFIYSMIFVFRTFFGTPQLKKLDRKPIEPSIGMLISPAILCILIVSLFFVPNLLGDYLLKPAMSGIIPGISGAAPQISAWHGFNTELFMTLGIIVVGTFLFLTFRSWHKIYLLQPAGWNFTVLYNSFLKDLKRVANWLTTRYMTGHLPTYFAYIFVFFIVTSGGALIFTGALSIDLTADSPISFYEGMLVVVMAIAAIAILFAKSRLTAILLNGVLGFSIAIFFVLFRAPDLALTQLVIETVTTALFLLCFHFLPEWTKEDSPKWIKVRNAMIAIGAGVTVTLIGLTVNSGTLFDSISGYFENSYELTGGDNIVNAILGDFRAFDTMLESLVLFIAGLGVYTLIRLKLGKGADKDEHQ; encoded by the coding sequence GTGCATCTATTGATTTTAGCTATCTTCATTCCTTTTATTGCTACTGCTCTGATTCCACTCATACATAAACGAATAGGCTCGTTGCATATTGGCTGGCTCGTGCTACTCGTCCCACTCACTTTGTTTGTTGTGTTCGTCATCCAAATTCCCGCTGTTGCAAATGGTGAAACTTTCATCCAGACAGTCGATTGGATTCCTTCATTAGGCATTAACTTTACCGCTTATCTTGATGGCCTCAGTTTGATCATGGCTTTATTGATTACCGGTATGGGAAGCCTTGTCGTTCTTTACTCCATCTATTATTTATCATCATCCGACTCATTCCCTCATTTTTACGCTTATCTGTTGCTATTTATGGGCGCTATGCTCGGAGTCGTCCTATCTGATAACCTCCTTGTTCTGTATATTTTCTGGGAATTAACCAGTATTTCTTCTTTCTTGCTGATTGCTTTTTGGTATCATCGCAAAAATTCCCGTTATGGTGCTCAAAAGTCATTGTTAATTACCGTCTTCGGTGGTTTCGGAATGCTTGCTGGATTTTTAATGTTGCATTCGATGACTGGTACTTTCAGCATCAGGGAAACTATTGCTGTCATCGGCCAGTATACAGATTACGCCCTGTTTTATCCAGCTATGTTCCTAGTGCTGCTCGGAGCATTTACAAAATCGGCACAGTTCCCCTTCCATATTTGGTTGCCCGATGCGATGGAAGCACCAACACCCGTCAGCGCTTATCTTCATTCAGCGACGATGGTGAAAGCCGGACTTTATTTGGTTGCTCGTTTTATACCGATTTTCGGCGGCACTGCTGCCTGGTTTTGGACGGTGACCATCGTTGGACTTGTCACCCTGTTCTGGGGAGCCTTCTGCGCTGTGCGGCAAACAGATTTGAAGGCGTTGCTTGCCTATTCCACAATCAGTCAACTCGGCTTGATCATGAGTCTATTCGGCCTCGGTTCAGCGGCTTTGCATTTTGGTGATGGTGAGCGAGGTGCTTTGTACGGCTTAGCTATTTTTGCCGCCTTATTCCATATGGTCAACCATTCCACATTTAAAGGTGCGCTTTTTATGGTCGTCGGCATTATCGATCACCAAGTTGGAACTCGTGATATACGGCGATTAGGTGGCCTTTCGGCATTTTTGCCTATCACGTTTACATTCGCTGTTATTGGTAGCTTTTCGATGGCTGGACTGCCGTTCCTTAACGGATTTTTGAGTAAAGAGATGTTTTTCACAGCGACAGTTGATGCGGTCAGTCTCCCCGCTTTTGGTGTTTCTACATGGGGGTTGCTGATTCCAGTAATTGCTTGGATTGCTTCTGTCTTTACTTTTATCTATAGCATGATTTTCGTGTTCCGCACTTTTTTCGGAACACCACAATTAAAGAAGTTGGATCGCAAGCCAATAGAGCCATCAATTGGCATGCTCATTTCTCCAGCTATTCTCTGCATATTGATTGTGAGTCTGTTTTTCGTCCCTAATCTGCTCGGTGACTATTTACTGAAACCTGCGATGAGTGGCATTATTCCTGGAATTTCAGGAGCGGCTCCGCAAATTTCAGCATGGCACGGTTTTAATACGGAATTGTTTATGACACTGGGGATTATAGTAGTCGGTACTTTTCTTTTCCTTACTTTCCGCAGTTGGCATAAGATTTACCTGCTTCAGCCAGCAGGATGGAATTTTACTGTACTGTACAATTCTTTTCTAAAGGATTTGAAACGCGTAGCCAATTGGCTGACTACGCGTTACATGACAGGTCATCTGCCTACTTATTTTGCCTATATCTTTGTTTTTTTCATCGTAACTTCTGGGGGGGCCTTGATTTTTACTGGTGCGTTATCAATTGATCTGACAGCGGACTCGCCCATTAGTTTTTATGAAGGCATGCTAGTTGTGGTGATGGCCATCGCGGCCATCGCTATCCTATTTGCAAAATCTCGCCTTACAGCCATCTTGCTAAATGGTGTGCTGGGCTTTTCCATCGCTATTTTCTTTGTGTTGTTCCGAGCACCCGATTTGGCATTGACGCAATTGGTTATTGAAACCGTAACTACCGCCTTATTTCTTCTCTGCTTTCACTTTTTACCGGAATGGACAAAAGAAGATTCTCCAAAATGGATTAAAGTTCGGAATGCGATGATTGCCATCGGAGCCGGTGTCACAGTTACGTTGATTGGCCTAACAGTTAATAGTGGCACATTATTTGACAGCATTTCTGGTTATTTTGAAAATTCCTATGAACTGACAGGAGGAGACAACATCGTCAATGCGATTCTGGGTGATTTCCGCGCTTTCGATACGATGCTTGAATCACTGGTCTTGTTTATTGCCGGACTCGGTGTCTATACATTAATCCGTTTAAAGCTGGGAAAGGGGGCGGACAAAGATGAACATCAATGA
- a CDS encoding Na(+)/H(+) antiporter subunit F1, which translates to MINTLLTIALSLFILAIILALYRIIRGPSMPDRVVALDMIGVNLISGVAVFSVVLHTHAFLEVILIVGILAFISTLALARFVERGDIVEHKHNR; encoded by the coding sequence TTGATAAACACATTATTAACCATTGCTCTTTCCCTTTTCATCCTAGCGATCATTCTGGCACTTTACCGAATCATCCGTGGACCTTCCATGCCCGATCGTGTTGTCGCACTGGATATGATCGGTGTCAATTTGATTTCGGGAGTAGCTGTTTTTTCTGTGGTTCTTCACACGCATGCTTTTCTAGAAGTTATCTTGATTGTTGGAATTTTAGCATTCATCAGTACTCTTGCCTTGGCACGTTTTGTTGAAAGGGGCGATATTGTTGAGCATAAACACAATCGCTGA
- a CDS encoding Na+/H+ antiporter subunit D — protein sequence MNNILVLPMLLPIIVGVLLIFLRTYGRIQAWISIAAMVMTAGISFYLLHTVQTDGIFRLDFGGWEPPFGILFVADSFSILLVLTSSIVTAICLSYALISTSKELQTMYFYPTVLFLIAGVNGSFLTGDLFNLFVCFEVMLLSSYVLLTLGNSKRQLREAVKYVSINIVSSWFFLVALAFLYGTLGTLNMAHIAERVAEVGQTPLLTTISIVFLIVFSLKAGLLLYFWLPGSYSSPPVVTSALFGALLTKVGIYALFRIFSLIFYHQPEITHTIIGIMAALTLIGGSLGAIAFNDIRSIAAYNVVIAVGFMLVGLAIATPEAIEGAIYYMIHDMVAKALLFLLVGTMITLSGTSKMAGMSGLMKNYPLLGWSFFITMLSLAGIPPFSGFIGKVLISSAAIDSGSYVLLTLALLSSIFVLYSLLRVFKNCFWGETIVSKEEQLPLRRGVLLPCLVLVFLTIGIGLGTEGLSVYVTEAAETLLDPGIYINAVLGIHQ from the coding sequence ATGAATAACATCTTAGTTCTTCCCATGTTACTCCCGATTATTGTTGGTGTATTATTGATTTTTCTCCGGACCTACGGACGTATCCAGGCCTGGATCAGCATTGCAGCTATGGTTATGACTGCAGGAATTTCTTTCTATCTATTACATACGGTACAGACCGATGGAATTTTCCGTTTGGATTTTGGCGGCTGGGAACCGCCCTTCGGCATTTTATTCGTTGCGGACTCCTTTTCTATTCTGCTGGTGCTGACTTCTAGCATTGTGACAGCTATCTGCTTAAGCTATGCATTAATCTCCACTAGCAAAGAATTACAGACCATGTATTTTTATCCGACCGTGCTATTTCTGATAGCAGGGGTCAATGGCTCATTCTTGACTGGTGATTTATTTAATTTGTTTGTCTGTTTTGAAGTAATGCTATTGTCTTCTTATGTACTACTGACTTTAGGGAATTCCAAACGTCAATTACGAGAAGCTGTAAAATATGTCTCTATTAATATCGTCTCTTCCTGGTTTTTCCTTGTCGCCTTAGCTTTTCTCTATGGAACGCTCGGCACGTTGAATATGGCACATATAGCTGAACGAGTTGCAGAAGTTGGTCAAACACCGCTTCTGACAACCATCAGCATCGTCTTTCTAATTGTTTTCAGTTTAAAGGCTGGTTTACTTCTGTACTTCTGGCTTCCAGGGTCTTACAGTTCACCACCTGTTGTTACTTCCGCCCTTTTCGGGGCACTACTAACGAAGGTTGGTATTTATGCCCTGTTCCGTATCTTTTCATTGATTTTTTACCATCAGCCAGAAATCACACATACTATCATCGGAATTATGGCTGCGTTGACTTTAATCGGCGGTAGCTTAGGTGCAATCGCCTTTAACGATATCCGCAGCATTGCAGCTTATAACGTTGTCATTGCCGTAGGGTTCATGCTTGTCGGTTTGGCAATCGCCACACCCGAAGCAATTGAAGGAGCTATCTACTATATGATTCATGATATGGTTGCCAAAGCATTGTTGTTTCTACTTGTTGGTACGATGATTACGCTGAGCGGCACTTCGAAAATGGCAGGAATGAGTGGACTCATGAAGAACTATCCGCTACTTGGTTGGTCTTTCTTTATCACAATGCTATCGCTTGCCGGAATTCCTCCCTTCAGCGGTTTTATCGGCAAAGTTCTGATTTCGAGTGCAGCAATCGATAGCGGTTCCTATGTATTGTTGACCCTGGCACTATTATCGAGTATTTTTGTTCTTTACTCATTGCTTCGCGTTTTTAAAAACTGTTTTTGGGGTGAGACAATCGTCAGTAAAGAAGAACAGCTGCCACTGCGTAGAGGTGTCTTGTTGCCTTGTTTGGTGCTTGTATTCCTAACTATCGGCATTGGCTTAGGCACTGAAGGTCTGTCGGTTTATGTCACAGAAGCTGCTGAAACATTACTGGATCCCGGTATTTATATCAATGCAGTATTAGGCATCCATCAGTAA